Proteins encoded by one window of Bacillus sp. DTU_2020_1000418_1_SI_GHA_SEK_038:
- a CDS encoding 50S ribosomal protein L25/general stress protein Ctc, with protein sequence MTAVLQAKERKEFRGSVLTRIRQEGNIPAVIYGAKIDSKPIYFSEADFTKIIRRVGRNGVISLDLDGQKHNVVLSDYQANPIKNEIIHVDLLAVDMSQEITANVRVALIGDAAGVKDGGVLQQSMHEVSVTATPEQIPPSVDIDVTNLQVNETITVADIKANLGYEVNHTEDEVIASILPPRQEKEINSGEKQHEGTPENEEGRETEASE encoded by the coding sequence ATGACAGCAGTACTTCAAGCAAAGGAAAGAAAAGAATTTCGCGGATCTGTGTTAACACGTATACGGCAGGAAGGAAATATTCCTGCGGTCATTTACGGGGCAAAAATAGATAGTAAACCAATCTATTTTAGTGAAGCGGATTTTACAAAAATCATTCGAAGAGTAGGCAGGAACGGTGTCATTTCATTAGATTTGGACGGTCAGAAGCATAATGTAGTATTGAGTGACTACCAGGCAAACCCAATCAAAAATGAGATTATCCACGTTGATCTTCTTGCAGTGGACATGTCACAGGAAATAACGGCGAATGTCCGTGTAGCTCTAATTGGGGATGCAGCAGGGGTAAAGGATGGCGGGGTGCTCCAGCAGTCTATGCATGAGGTTTCCGTCACCGCTACACCAGAACAAATTCCGCCATCTGTTGACATTGATGTAACAAACCTGCAAGTTAATGAAACCATTACGGTTGCCGATATAAAAGCGAACCTTGGATATGAGGTAAACCATACTGAGGATGAAGTAATTGCTTCTATTCTCCCTCCACGCCAGGAAAAAGAAATTAATAGTGGTGAAAAGCAGCATGAGGGAACGCCTGAGAATGAAGAAGGCAGAGAAACAGAAGCAAGTGAATAA
- the pth gene encoding aminoacyl-tRNA hydrolase yields MKLIVGLGNPGRQYEKTRHNIGFEVIDALSEKLNIPLDQAKFQGVYGVGHVNGEKVFLLKPLTYMNLSGESIVPLMDYFEIDNDELVVIYDDLDLPVGRIRLRQKGSAGGHNGIKSTIAHLGTQEFNRIRVGIDRPPSGMKVPDYVLGRFSKEEQEQMTEVIKRCSDACEEWISKPFLQIMNEFNQ; encoded by the coding sequence ATGAAGCTGATTGTAGGGCTAGGGAACCCTGGAAGGCAATATGAGAAAACAAGGCATAATATTGGCTTTGAGGTCATTGATGCACTTTCAGAGAAGTTAAATATCCCTCTTGACCAGGCGAAGTTCCAGGGAGTTTATGGAGTGGGTCATGTAAATGGAGAAAAGGTATTTTTATTAAAGCCCCTTACATATATGAACCTTTCAGGTGAATCAATTGTTCCGTTAATGGATTATTTCGAAATTGATAATGATGAGCTTGTTGTCATTTATGACGATTTAGATCTTCCTGTTGGGAGGATTCGATTAAGGCAAAAGGGCAGTGCAGGAGGGCATAATGGAATTAAGTCCACCATTGCACATCTAGGCACACAAGAGTTTAACAGAATAAGAGTTGGAATTGACAGGCCGCCGAGCGGGATGAAAGTGCCTGACTATGTGTTAGGGCGATTTTCAAAAGAAGAGCAGGAGCAAATGACAGAGGTCATAAAAAGGTGTTCTGATGCCTGTGAGGAATGGATCTCTAAGCCGTTTTTACAAATCATGAATGAATTTAATCAATAA
- a CDS encoding anti-sigma-F factor Fin family protein has protein sequence MAIHYHCRHCGVEIGTIEDTDIHTEQLGFHLLNHEERQEMIAYDMAGNLQVKAICEDCHELLQRNPEYHQHDFLIQ, from the coding sequence ATGGCTATACATTATCATTGCCGTCATTGTGGGGTGGAGATTGGTACCATTGAAGATACCGACATCCACACAGAGCAATTAGGCTTTCATTTATTAAATCATGAGGAACGTCAAGAGATGATAGCGTACGATATGGCGGGCAATCTTCAGGTAAAGGCCATTTGCGAAGATTGTCATGAATTACTGCAGCGAAATCCGGAATACCATCAGCATGATTTTCTAATTCAATAA
- the mfd gene encoding transcription-repair coupling factor produces the protein MKGLKNMISGQDDLQSVLSGIKEGLKEQLISGLSGSARTLFLSSVYEQTRRPILIITHNLLQAQKLYDDIVHLVKESEVFLYPANELIAAEISIASPELKAQRIEVLNYWSKSKNGLLIAPMAALRKILPPASLWRECQLTLKVGDELQEEQFLTFVQMGYSRVSMVSSPGEFSVRGGIIDIYPLTESDPIRIELFDTEVDSIRSFSLEDQRSKEKLSEVTIGPATEYPLTDEHFQKMIEKIDAGLGKSLKKLKDEKVKTLLTQNIGHELEQLRTGSKPNQLFKYLSFAYEKENSLVDYLPENALIFVDEISRVQEMNDSLEKEEAEWYTSLLSEGQMIHDVKISHNLRGFLQQKKQPLIYLSLFLRHIPNTNPQNIINISCKQMQNFHGQMNVLKAEIERWRKGNYTVIFLGSDEERVKKLQRVLEDYEIEALSLGIDQPLLLGKVQIMAGGLLTGFELPSQRFAVITEEELFNKRTKKQPRRQKLSNAERIKSYSELKVGDHVVHVNHGIGKYLGIETLEINGVHKDYLHIRYQGTDKLYVPVEQIDLVQKYVGSEAKEPKLYKLGGSDWKRVKKKVESSVQDIADDLIKLYAEREASKGHAFSPDGEMQREFESAFAYQETEDQLRSIHEIKRDMERERPMDRLLCGDVGYGKTEVAIRAAFKAIADGKQVAFLVPTTILAQQHYETMRERFQEYPIEVGLLSRFKSRKQQTETIKGLKAGTIDVVVGTHRILSKDISYRDLGLLIVDEEQRFGVTHKEKIKQMKTNVDVLTLTATPIPRTLHMSMLGVRDLSVIETPPENRFPIQTYVMEYNGGIVREAIERELARDGQVYFLYNRVEDIERKAEEISMLVPDARVTYAHGKMTENELESVMLGFLSGEYDVLVSTTIIETGVDIPNVNTLIVHDADKMGLSQLYQLRGRVGRSNRVAYAYFTYRKDKVLTEVAEKRLQAIKEFTELGSGFKIAMRDLSIRGAGNLLGAEQHGFIDSVGFDLYSQMLKDAIENRKGNLELENKQRLEIDVELDAYIPDSYISDGHQKIEMYKRFRGASSIEDIEELHDEMLDRFGEYPEEVGYLFQVAQMKVLGELAGIETIKQTKNEILILQSEKASERIDGPKIFEITSKFGRTVGLGMDGKKLKAVLHIKGIKPNEWLKIAFEVVQGMKDSVKEQQSQAL, from the coding sequence ATGAAAGGGCTTAAGAATATGATTAGTGGGCAAGATGATCTGCAATCCGTCTTGTCTGGAATTAAGGAAGGGCTTAAAGAGCAGTTAATATCAGGTTTATCCGGTTCTGCGAGAACTTTATTTCTATCATCTGTCTACGAGCAAACACGAAGGCCGATATTAATCATCACACATAATCTACTGCAAGCACAAAAACTGTATGACGATATTGTTCATCTAGTAAAAGAATCAGAAGTGTTTTTATATCCGGCTAATGAATTAATTGCCGCCGAAATTAGTATTGCCAGTCCAGAATTAAAGGCACAACGAATTGAAGTGTTAAATTATTGGAGTAAAAGTAAAAATGGTCTATTAATTGCACCAATGGCAGCCTTAAGAAAAATTCTCCCGCCAGCCTCTCTCTGGAGAGAATGTCAACTTACCCTAAAGGTAGGGGATGAGCTTCAGGAGGAGCAGTTTTTAACATTCGTCCAAATGGGCTATTCGCGTGTGAGCATGGTTTCATCTCCCGGTGAGTTTAGTGTAAGAGGCGGAATTATTGATATTTATCCATTAACAGAATCCGATCCAATTCGAATTGAATTATTTGATACAGAAGTAGATTCTATTCGATCGTTTTCATTGGAAGATCAACGTTCCAAGGAGAAATTATCTGAAGTAACAATCGGACCCGCAACTGAATATCCATTAACAGATGAGCATTTTCAAAAAATGATTGAAAAGATTGATGCAGGGTTAGGCAAAAGCCTAAAGAAGTTAAAGGATGAAAAGGTAAAAACATTGCTTACACAGAACATTGGACATGAACTCGAGCAATTGAGAACGGGGAGCAAGCCTAATCAGCTATTTAAGTATCTCTCCTTTGCATATGAAAAAGAAAATAGTTTAGTAGACTATCTTCCGGAAAATGCGCTGATTTTCGTTGATGAAATTAGTAGAGTTCAGGAAATGAATGATTCTCTGGAAAAGGAAGAGGCCGAGTGGTATACAAGTCTATTAAGTGAGGGGCAAATGATTCATGATGTGAAAATATCCCATAATTTACGGGGGTTTTTACAGCAAAAGAAACAGCCGCTCATTTATTTGTCATTGTTTCTAAGACATATCCCAAATACAAATCCGCAAAATATTATTAATATTTCGTGTAAGCAAATGCAAAACTTCCACGGTCAAATGAACGTTCTTAAAGCGGAAATTGAACGCTGGAGAAAAGGAAATTATACCGTCATCTTTTTAGGCTCTGATGAAGAAAGAGTGAAGAAGCTTCAAAGGGTATTGGAAGACTATGAAATTGAAGCATTATCTCTAGGAATTGATCAGCCTCTTCTATTAGGAAAGGTTCAAATCATGGCAGGAGGTCTGTTAACCGGCTTTGAGCTGCCAAGTCAAAGATTTGCGGTTATTACAGAAGAAGAGCTTTTTAATAAAAGAACGAAAAAACAGCCCCGCCGACAAAAGCTGTCCAATGCGGAACGGATTAAAAGCTATTCCGAGTTAAAAGTTGGCGATCATGTCGTTCATGTAAATCATGGAATAGGGAAATATTTAGGAATTGAAACACTTGAAATCAATGGGGTTCATAAGGATTATCTCCATATTCGATACCAAGGTACGGATAAGCTCTATGTTCCAGTTGAGCAAATTGACCTTGTTCAAAAATATGTAGGCTCCGAAGCAAAGGAACCAAAATTATATAAGCTTGGCGGAAGCGATTGGAAAAGGGTTAAGAAGAAGGTTGAATCCTCTGTACAGGATATTGCGGATGACTTAATCAAGCTTTATGCGGAGCGAGAAGCATCGAAAGGACATGCTTTTAGCCCGGATGGGGAGATGCAGCGGGAATTTGAATCAGCATTTGCTTATCAAGAAACAGAGGATCAGCTCCGTTCCATTCACGAAATTAAAAGAGATATGGAAAGAGAGCGCCCGATGGATCGATTATTATGCGGAGATGTGGGCTATGGGAAAACAGAAGTGGCGATTCGTGCTGCCTTCAAAGCAATAGCCGATGGAAAACAAGTAGCTTTCCTTGTTCCGACAACCATTCTTGCACAGCAGCATTACGAAACAATGCGAGAACGCTTTCAGGAGTATCCGATTGAGGTCGGACTGCTAAGCCGTTTTAAATCTAGGAAACAGCAAACAGAAACAATCAAAGGTTTAAAGGCGGGGACCATTGATGTGGTAGTAGGAACCCATCGGATCCTTTCCAAGGATATTTCATATCGCGACTTAGGGCTGCTCATTGTCGATGAAGAACAGAGATTTGGGGTTACACATAAAGAAAAAATAAAACAGATGAAAACAAATGTGGATGTTCTTACATTAACGGCCACCCCGATTCCAAGGACTCTTCATATGTCGATGCTCGGCGTGCGTGATTTATCAGTCATTGAAACTCCGCCGGAAAATCGCTTTCCGATTCAGACCTATGTGATGGAGTATAATGGAGGAATTGTTCGAGAAGCGATTGAAAGAGAGCTTGCTCGCGATGGGCAAGTTTATTTCCTTTATAACCGAGTAGAGGATATAGAAAGGAAAGCAGAGGAAATTTCAATGCTTGTGCCAGATGCAAGGGTGACCTATGCCCATGGAAAAATGACCGAAAATGAGCTCGAATCAGTTATGCTAGGTTTCCTTTCTGGCGAATATGATGTTCTTGTGAGCACGACAATCATTGAGACTGGGGTAGACATCCCCAATGTCAACACGCTCATTGTTCACGATGCCGATAAAATGGGGTTATCACAGCTTTATCAGCTTAGAGGCAGGGTTGGCCGTTCTAATCGGGTTGCCTACGCGTATTTTACCTATAGAAAAGATAAAGTATTAACCGAGGTAGCAGAGAAGCGGCTTCAGGCCATTAAAGAATTTACTGAGCTTGGCTCTGGATTCAAAATTGCCATGCGTGACCTGTCCATTAGGGGTGCGGGAAATTTACTAGGTGCTGAACAGCACGGCTTCATTGATTCAGTCGGATTTGATTTATACTCGCAGATGCTGAAGGACGCGATCGAAAATAGGAAAGGCAATTTAGAACTTGAGAATAAGCAACGGCTGGAAATTGATGTTGAATTAGATGCTTATATTCCTGATTCCTATATTTCAGATGGCCATCAAAAGATTGAAATGTATAAGCGCTTTAGAGGTGCCTCAAGTATAGAGGATATCGAGGAGCTTCATGATGAAATGCTTGACCGCTTTGGTGAATATCCTGAAGAGGTTGGATATTTATTCCAAGTGGCACAAATGAAGGTTCTAGGGGAACTTGCCGGGATTGAAACGATCAAACAGACCAAAAATGAAATACTTATTCTGCAGTCGGAGAAGGCAAGCGAAAGAATAGACGGTCCAAAAATATTCGAAATCACTAGTAAATTTGGCCGTACAGTAGGGCTTGGGATGGATGGCAAAAAACTCAAAGCAGTACTCCATATAAAAGGAATCAAACCAAATGAATGGTTAAAAATAGCCTTTGAAGTTGTACAAGGGATGAAGGATTCCGTTAAAGAACAGCAAAGTCAGGCATTATAA
- the spoVT gene encoding stage V sporulation protein T yields the protein MKATGIVRRIDDLGRVVIPKEIRRTLRIREGDPLEIFVDRDGEVILKKYSPISELSDFAKEYAEALFDSLGNPVLICDRDTYIAVAGGSKKEYLNKNISELVEKSMEDRSSVLITQSGDFSLVDGHTEAISSYTIGPIIANGDPIGAVIIYAKEDTLGEVEQKAVETAAGFLARQMES from the coding sequence ATGAAAGCAACTGGTATTGTTCGTCGAATCGATGATTTAGGGCGTGTGGTAATTCCTAAGGAAATTCGCAGAACGCTGCGTATTCGTGAAGGAGATCCATTAGAAATTTTCGTTGACCGAGATGGAGAGGTCATTTTGAAGAAGTACTCACCGATCAGTGAGCTAAGCGATTTTGCAAAAGAGTATGCTGAGGCACTGTTTGACAGCTTAGGAAACCCTGTTTTAATCTGTGACAGAGATACATACATCGCTGTTGCAGGCGGTTCCAAAAAGGAATATTTAAACAAAAACATCAGTGAATTAGTTGAAAAGTCGATGGAGGACCGCAGTTCAGTCCTTATAACCCAATCAGGTGACTTTTCATTGGTGGATGGTCATACTGAAGCCATTTCTTCTTACACAATTGGGCCTATCATTGCAAATGGGGATCCAATTGGTGCTGTAATCATCTACGCAAAAGAAGATACGTTAGGAGAAGTTGAACAAAAGGCTGTAGAAACAGCTGCGGGATTTTTGGCAAGACAAATGGAATCATAA
- a CDS encoding polysaccharide biosynthesis protein, which translates to MRPEKKAKELFKGAFILTFAALIVKILSAVYRVPFQNMVGDVGFYIYQQVYPFYGVALVLSTYGFPVVISKLYTELSSRKDKNGVQHLFITSALILFIIGFFCFAFLFWGADWLAAQMKDPKLAILLKVISVTFLIFPVVSLLRGFYQGKGNMVPTAVSQVVEQFIRVLTIFLAAFLLTSKGYSLYVVGGGAAFGSVTGGITAVIVLITFYWAGRRKSRLSLAKFNIQKIIHIARALLVQGFAVCVSSMLLVFLQMADSLNLYSMLISSGIDAHEAKELKGIYDRGQPLIQVGMVVATSMSLSLVPIIASEKLNSNFAFMHDKIRLALKIALFVGVAATVGLWNIIRPTNIMLFENSEGSDVLGVLSIIILLSSIIITVTAILQGLGIILFPAFVILGSLAVKYVLNAILVPPFGTMGAAGASCLTLSLIMVILLVKLRSQLRTPILNKRFILIVGIAAFSMFIVLRVYLYITGYAAGFNEERLFACFQALSAVAVGGFSYLWIVLKGNTFKEKELSMLPFGSKLLFFLPKRNRR; encoded by the coding sequence ATGAGGCCCGAGAAAAAAGCTAAAGAATTATTTAAAGGGGCTTTCATTTTAACTTTTGCCGCATTAATCGTAAAAATATTAAGCGCCGTCTACCGTGTACCGTTTCAAAATATGGTTGGAGATGTTGGTTTTTATATTTATCAACAGGTTTATCCGTTTTATGGAGTTGCTCTTGTTTTATCTACATATGGTTTTCCGGTCGTGATTTCTAAGCTTTACACTGAGCTTTCAAGCCGGAAGGATAAGAATGGAGTACAGCACTTATTTATCACATCCGCCTTAATATTATTTATTATAGGATTTTTTTGTTTTGCGTTTCTTTTCTGGGGGGCAGACTGGTTAGCGGCTCAAATGAAGGATCCCAAGCTTGCTATCTTATTAAAAGTCATTTCAGTCACATTTTTAATTTTCCCTGTTGTTTCTTTACTGAGAGGCTTTTACCAAGGGAAAGGAAATATGGTCCCAACAGCCGTATCCCAAGTAGTTGAGCAGTTCATAAGGGTGCTCACGATCTTCTTAGCCGCTTTTTTGCTGACAAGTAAGGGATATAGCTTATATGTTGTAGGGGGAGGAGCAGCGTTTGGCTCTGTAACTGGCGGTATCACAGCTGTTATTGTTCTCATAACATTTTATTGGGCAGGGAGACGAAAATCCCGTCTTTCTTTAGCAAAATTTAATATACAAAAAATCATACACATCGCTAGAGCTCTTTTGGTACAGGGATTTGCCGTATGCGTAAGCAGTATGCTCCTTGTGTTTTTGCAAATGGCAGATTCTTTAAATCTATATTCTATGCTTATCTCTTCAGGCATAGATGCTCATGAAGCGAAAGAACTTAAGGGAATTTATGATCGGGGTCAGCCGCTCATTCAAGTAGGGATGGTCGTAGCCACTTCCATGTCATTATCATTAGTTCCGATTATTGCAAGTGAGAAATTAAATTCAAATTTTGCATTTATGCATGATAAAATTCGGCTGGCGCTTAAAATCGCCTTATTTGTAGGTGTCGCAGCAACGGTTGGCCTATGGAATATTATTCGTCCAACAAATATTATGCTGTTTGAAAACAGCGAGGGTTCAGATGTTCTAGGGGTTTTGAGCATTATTATATTATTAAGTTCGATCATTATTACTGTTACAGCTATTTTACAAGGACTTGGCATTATTCTTTTTCCGGCCTTTGTTATCCTCGGCAGCCTCGCGGTGAAATATGTATTGAACGCGATTCTTGTCCCCCCATTCGGGACAATGGGAGCAGCGGGAGCCTCGTGTTTGACTTTAAGTTTAATTATGGTCATCTTGCTTGTTAAGCTCCGCAGTCAATTGCGGACGCCGATTTTGAATAAACGATTTATCCTGATCGTTGGAATAGCTGCATTTTCTATGTTTATTGTCTTGCGGGTTTATTTATATATAACGGGTTATGCAGCCGGCTTCAATGAGGAGCGATTGTTTGCTTGTTTTCAGGCATTAAGTGCTGTAGCTGTCGGCGGATTTAGTTATCTATGGATTGTATTAAAAGGGAATACCTTTAAAGAAAAAGAGCTTTCGATGCTGCCTTTTGGAAGCAAGCTGCTTTTCTTTCTTCCTAAAAGGAATAGGAGATGA
- the mazG gene encoding nucleoside triphosphate pyrophosphohydrolase: protein MSKITIFGLGAGDLEQLPLGVYRALKSASPLYLRTKEHPVVMELEKEGLEFTSFDPIYEKHEQFQEVYEEISSILLDAALRGDVTYAVPGHPLVAERTVQLLLERAEDHGITVEIGGGQSFLDALFQSLKIDPIEGFQLLDGTSLKKAELEVKHHMIIGQVYDQFVASEVKLTLMEILPYDYDVFIVMAAGSKEEQLRKVPLYELDRDIEMNNLTSIYVPPVKEETILYKSFSKLREIIAELRGPNGCPWDKKQTHESLKKYLIEESYELIEAINEDDIDHMVEELGDVLLQVMLHAQIGEDEGFFSIEDVVEGISEKMVRRHPHVFGDITAETEEDVLRNWQDIKQEEKGQSEEKSILGGISKSLPNLMAAAEIQKKAAKVGFDWEEVGPAWEKVKEELREFELEVEKGSKDIVKEFGDILFAIVNIARFYQIDAEEALFLTNQKFKRRFAYVEKKVKESGKDFADFGLVQLDEFWEEAKRLERSPDNEIR, encoded by the coding sequence ATGTCAAAAATCACGATTTTTGGGTTAGGTGCAGGGGATTTAGAGCAGCTCCCTTTAGGAGTCTACCGTGCCCTGAAAAGCGCTTCCCCCCTTTACTTGCGGACGAAAGAACATCCTGTCGTCATGGAATTGGAGAAGGAAGGGCTTGAATTCACTTCATTTGACCCTATATATGAAAAACACGAGCAATTTCAAGAAGTTTATGAAGAAATTAGTTCAATCCTGCTGGATGCAGCTTTACGCGGGGATGTTACATATGCAGTGCCCGGCCATCCGCTTGTTGCGGAACGCACTGTTCAGCTTTTGCTGGAGAGAGCAGAAGATCATGGAATAACGGTAGAAATCGGCGGGGGGCAAAGCTTTCTTGATGCTTTGTTTCAGTCACTAAAAATTGATCCAATCGAGGGATTTCAGCTTCTTGATGGAACGAGCCTGAAGAAAGCTGAGCTAGAAGTGAAGCATCACATGATCATCGGACAGGTATATGATCAATTTGTAGCTTCTGAAGTAAAGCTCACACTAATGGAAATTTTGCCTTATGATTATGATGTTTTTATTGTGATGGCCGCAGGAAGTAAGGAAGAGCAGCTTCGTAAGGTTCCTTTATACGAATTGGATCGGGATATAGAGATGAATAATCTAACTTCCATTTATGTTCCCCCTGTTAAGGAAGAGACTATTTTGTATAAAAGCTTTTCCAAGCTGCGGGAGATTATTGCAGAGCTTCGTGGACCGAATGGCTGTCCGTGGGATAAAAAACAAACACATGAATCGTTAAAGAAATATTTAATTGAAGAATCGTACGAGCTTATTGAAGCAATCAATGAAGACGATATCGATCATATGGTGGAGGAACTTGGAGATGTCCTTCTGCAAGTCATGCTTCATGCGCAAATTGGGGAGGATGAGGGATTCTTCTCTATTGAAGATGTTGTGGAGGGGATATCTGAAAAAATGGTCCGCCGCCACCCGCATGTATTCGGGGATATCACCGCTGAGACGGAAGAGGATGTATTAAGAAATTGGCAGGATATTAAGCAGGAAGAAAAGGGCCAATCAGAGGAAAAATCAATCCTTGGCGGAATAAGTAAATCCCTGCCGAATTTAATGGCTGCTGCCGAAATTCAAAAAAAGGCCGCAAAGGTTGGATTTGACTGGGAGGAAGTCGGGCCTGCTTGGGAGAAAGTTAAAGAAGAGCTTCGTGAATTTGAATTAGAGGTTGAAAAGGGCAGTAAAGATATTGTAAAAGAGTTCGGCGACATTCTATTTGCCATCGTGAATATTGCACGTTTTTACCAAATTGATGCTGAAGAAGCGCTATTTTTAACAAATCAGAAGTTCAAACGCCGCTTCGCCTACGTAGAAAAGAAGGTAAAGGAAAGCGGTAAGGATTTTGCTGATTTTGGGTTAGTGCAATTAGACGAATTCTGGGAAGAAGCAAAAAGGTTGGAGAGGAGTCCAGATAATGAGATTAGATAA
- a CDS encoding RNA-binding S4 domain-containing protein, protein MRLDKFLKVSRLIKRRTLAKEVSDQGRILVNGLQAKASTVVKVGDELVIRFGQRVVTVKIDRIQETTKKEEAAEMYSIVKEEKVGAEE, encoded by the coding sequence ATGAGATTAGATAAATTCTTGAAAGTATCCCGTTTAATAAAAAGAAGAACGCTGGCAAAAGAGGTTTCCGATCAAGGGAGAATTCTTGTGAATGGCCTGCAGGCAAAGGCTAGCACTGTTGTTAAGGTTGGGGATGAGTTAGTTATTAGATTCGGGCAAAGAGTAGTCACTGTCAAAATTGACCGTATTCAAGAAACAACGAAAAAAGAAGAAGCTGCTGAAATGTATTCGATAGTAAAAGAAGAAAAGGTCGGAGCCGAGGAATAG
- the yabP gene encoding sporulation protein YabP gives MSQYYEQNSTKSNVQDHDVIMRGRRLLDITGVKQVESFDNEEFLLDTVMGFLAIKGQNLQMKNLDVDKGVVSIKGKIFDLVYLDDQHGDKAKGFFSKLFR, from the coding sequence ATGAGCCAATATTATGAGCAAAATTCAACAAAGTCGAATGTTCAGGACCATGATGTTATTATGCGTGGAAGAAGGCTTTTGGATATTACAGGGGTTAAGCAGGTAGAGAGCTTTGATAATGAGGAATTCTTATTAGATACTGTAATGGGCTTTCTGGCGATTAAAGGGCAGAACCTGCAGATGAAAAACCTTGATGTCGATAAAGGGGTCGTCTCCATAAAAGGGAAAATATTTGATCTCGTTTATTTAGATGATCAGCATGGAGATAAGGCTAAAGGCTTCTTTAGCAAGTTATTCCGATGA
- the yabQ gene encoding spore cortex biosynthesis protein YabQ, translated as MTLSTQFITMLAMIGMGSFFGAALDTYNRFLKRSNRKSWIVFINDILFWVVQGLAIFYILFIVNRGELRFYIFIALLCGFAAYQSLFKGLYLRLLEIVISLIVAIYRFVLKLFHYMIYKPIRGLILAVIYFLLMIKKGLFALLKLIFKIIIVICKVILLPFKWLLLLLWKVLPKGLKKSVEKIYNRMAGVSKKIKNNITKWITILKKYKK; from the coding sequence ATGACATTATCGACCCAATTTATCACCATGCTAGCGATGATTGGCATGGGTAGTTTCTTTGGTGCAGCTCTTGATACATACAACCGCTTTCTAAAACGCAGTAATCGCAAAAGCTGGATCGTTTTTATCAATGATATCCTCTTTTGGGTTGTACAAGGGCTGGCTATTTTTTATATTTTATTTATCGTTAACCGCGGTGAACTGAGATTTTATATTTTTATTGCCCTTTTATGCGGCTTTGCCGCCTATCAAAGCTTATTTAAAGGATTATATCTGCGTCTGCTGGAGATTGTCATCTCATTAATTGTCGCTATTTATCGCTTTGTATTAAAATTGTTTCATTATATGATCTATAAACCAATAAGAGGACTCATCCTTGCTGTTATTTATTTTCTATTAATGATAAAGAAGGGACTTTTTGCTCTTTTAAAATTAATATTCAAGATTATTATAGTCATATGTAAGGTCATTCTTCTCCCTTTCAAGTGGCTTTTGTTGTTATTGTGGAAAGTTTTGCCGAAAGGTCTTAAAAAATCAGTCGAGAAGATTTATAATAGAATGGCAGGAGTTTCAAAAAAGATAAAGAATAACATAACTAAGTGGATAACAATCTTGAAAAAATATAAAAAGTAA
- a CDS encoding FtsB family cell division protein, which produces MGAIKNRNVAKIHTSYVKQQEAEEIQSGRKRRLLYRRLAVFFIGAIVLSFSMISTLVSQSSSIEAKTAEKQKLEQELALLEKKEVSLEEEIVKLNDDEYIAKLARKDYFLSENNEVIFNLPEKKEKKEKKDETSN; this is translated from the coding sequence ATGGGTGCCATCAAGAATAGGAATGTAGCCAAAATTCATACAAGCTATGTTAAGCAGCAGGAGGCCGAAGAAATTCAATCGGGAAGGAAAAGACGGCTCTTATATAGAAGATTAGCAGTCTTCTTCATAGGTGCCATCGTTCTATCCTTTTCCATGATTTCCACACTCGTTTCGCAATCCTCATCGATCGAGGCAAAGACAGCCGAGAAACAGAAGCTGGAACAGGAATTGGCTTTATTAGAGAAGAAGGAAGTGTCCCTCGAAGAGGAAATTGTCAAGCTGAATGATGATGAGTACATAGCCAAGCTTGCTAGAAAGGATTACTTCCTGTCGGAAAACAACGAGGTCATCTTTAATTTGCCTGAAAAAAAGGAAAAAAAGGAAAAAAAGGATGAAACATCTAATTAG